One window of the Calorimonas adulescens genome contains the following:
- a CDS encoding nucleoside recognition domain-containing protein — protein MTVDTIKRGIINGIRTTWELAEIIFPVYVLVTILRYTPLFPYLSQILTPVLRVFGLPGEASIALVLGAFVNVYAAIGAMTALSLSIKEVTILGTMVAICHSLINETAVTKKVGVPITSIVLTRVTIAAFMGIILNVIM, from the coding sequence TTGACTGTAGATACAATAAAGAGAGGTATCATAAATGGAATAAGGACAACGTGGGAACTGGCTGAAATAATATTTCCTGTGTATGTCCTGGTGACTATACTAAGATACACACCACTATTTCCATACCTTTCACAAATCCTTACGCCTGTACTAAGGGTATTTGGGTTGCCCGGGGAAGCGTCTATAGCCCTTGTTCTTGGCGCTTTTGTCAATGTATATGCGGCAATAGGCGCTATGACGGCGTTAAGTCTTTCGATAAAAGAGGTTACCATTCTTGGGACGATGGTTGCCATATGCCACAGCCTTATCAATGAGACGGCCGTCACGAAAAAAGTTGGTGTACCGATAACCTCCATAGTTCTAACCAGAGTAACTATTGCCGCATTTATGGGTATAATCCTTAATGTCATAATGTAG
- a CDS encoding nucleoside recognition domain-containing protein: MLQALYNGVYGGIMQVLKIAEVVIPLMIVMEILRDTKLMDKASDIFAPVVKKMGMSQQSAFPLIVGMVFGLSYSAGVIIQCSREGVISRKDFFLVCTFLVICHSVIEDTIILARLGANVFLLLIPRLVLAFLFTWFLSGRYNEKVIDRIP; this comes from the coding sequence ATGCTGCAAGCGCTCTATAATGGGGTTTATGGCGGGATTATGCAGGTCTTGAAGATCGCCGAGGTGGTAATCCCACTGATGATTGTCATGGAAATACTGAGGGATACGAAGCTCATGGACAAAGCATCTGATATATTTGCACCGGTAGTCAAAAAGATGGGCATGTCGCAACAATCTGCCTTTCCCCTTATTGTGGGCATGGTCTTTGGACTGTCATACAGCGCAGGAGTAATAATTCAATGTTCCAGGGAAGGTGTAATAAGCCGTAAAGACTTTTTTCTTGTATGTACCTTTTTGGTGATATGCCATTCGGTAATTGAGGATACTATAATACTGGCGAGGTTGGGGGCAAATGTGTTTTTGCTGCTGATACCGCGGCTCGTCCTTGCCTTTCTTTTTACGTGGTTTTTGTCAGGCAGATATAATGAAAAAGTTATCGATAGGATACCGTAA